A stretch of Prunus dulcis chromosome 6, ALMONDv2, whole genome shotgun sequence DNA encodes these proteins:
- the LOC117632630 gene encoding G-type lectin S-receptor-like serine/threonine-protein kinase RLK1, which translates to MAFTVRLLLFSSLFLLPVSVFAQTNGGIAVGDFLTATAANSSPWLSPSGDFAFGFFPLGSNDLFLLSIWYAKIPDRTIVWNANRDNEAAVAPKGSTVNLTANSGLVLKNPQGDELWKSEISVGVVANGVINDTGNFVLQDRNSESLWETFNNPTDTMLPGQTFERSRKLSSRQSETNYSKGRFQLLLQDDGNLVISTINLPTNFANAPYYATDTTSGTVAGSEGKELVFNVSGYLYVVRENGGKYNLEVGEAVSAMDNYIRATLNFDGIFAQYYHPKNFTGNVSWTLRWSEPDDICQRNREDSGVGVCGYNSICTLKDKRPTCGCPKGFSLLDPNDPYRGCKPDFIQGCEEDEISGTKDLYDVEVLTNTDWPISDYVQLKPFTAEKCNESCFQDCSCAVAIFRSETCWKKKLPLSNGRVDTSLNSQAFIKVRKDNSTLRIPAPQHPCPDDKKKKSQTTVIRAESVLLGTSIFVNFILGAALCLGFVLIFRKKHVRSAEIVLDSNLRSFSYEQLQEATNGFKEELGKGAFGTVYKGVLQIGSGVQVAVKKLNYVMQEIEKEFKTELNVIGQTHHKNLVRLFGYCDEGQQRLLVYELLSNGTLASYLFTDIKPSWRQRIEIAYGVARGLLYLHEECSTQIIHCDIKPQNILLDDYYTARISDFGLAKLLMMDQSKTHTAIRGTKGYVAPEWFRNMPITTKVDVYSFGVVLLEIICCRRSVDVENNCEEKAILTDWVYDCFLEGALDAIVDYEVQALGDKTTLENFVMVAIWCIQEDPYLRPNMRKVVQMLEGVVEVQVPACPSPFSRACLKESFVSQV; encoded by the coding sequence ATGGCTTTTACTGTACGGCTGCTTCTGTTTTCCTCTCTGTTTCTGCTACCAGTTTCTGTGTTTGCTCAAACTAATGGTGGCATAGCAGTGGGGGATTTCCTAACTGCAACTGCAGCTAACTCCTCACCATGGCTTTCTCCATCTGGTGATTTTGCCTTTGGATTTTTTCCACTTGGAAGCAATGATCTTTTCCTGCTCTCAATATGGTATGCCAAAATACCAGACAGAACCATAGTTTGGAATGCAAATCGGGACAATGAGGCTGCAGTTGCACCCAAGGGGTCAACTGTGAACTTGACTGCCAACAGCGGTCTAGTGCTTAAAAATCCTCAGGGTGACGAGCTATGGAAATCTGAAATCAGTGTTGGTGTTGTTGCCAATGGGGTCATAAATGATACAGGCAACTTTGTTCTTCAAGATAGAAATTCAGAAAGCTTATGGGAGACCTTCAACAATCCCACTGATACCATGTTGCCTGGACAGACATTTGAAAGAAGTAGGAAGCTTTCGTCTCGACAATCGGAGACTAACTATTCGAAAGGACGGTTCCAGCTGCTTCTGCAAGATGATGGGAACCTTGTAATCAGCACCATAAACTTGCCAACAAACTTTGCCAATGCACCTTACTATGCAACCGACACGACCTCAGGGACTGTGGCAGGTAGTGAAGGTAAAGAATTGGTTTTCAATGTCTCAGGCTACTTGTATGTTGTGAGAGAGAATGGTGGAAAGTACAATCTTGAAGTGGGAGAGGCAGTCTCAGCAATGGACAACTATATTAGAGCGACTCTCAACTTTGATGGGATTTTTGCTCAATATTATCACCCCAAGAATTTCACTGGAAATGTGAGCTGGACTCTTCGGTGGTCAGAGCCAGATGATATTTGCCAAAGAAATAGAGAAGATTCAGGTGTTGGTGTTTGTGGGTACAACAGTATCTGCACTCTCAAAGATAAGAGGCCAACCTGTGGATGCCCAAAAGGGTTCTCTTTACTTGATCCAAATGATCCATATCGGGGATGCAAACCGGATTTCATACAAGGCtgtgaagaagatgagattaGTGGCACAAAAGATttatatgatgttgaggtgcTAACAAATACAGATTGGCCAATCTCAGATTATGTGCAGTTAAAACCTTTTACTGCAGAGAAGTGCAATGAATCTTGCTTTCAAGATTGTTCGTGTGCTGTTGCTATTTTCCGGTCTGAAACCTGCTGGAAAAAGAAGTTACCTCTCTCAAATGGGAGAGTGGATACAAGTCTTAATTCACAAGCCTTCATCAAAGTCAGAAAGGACAATTCAACTCTACGAATACCAGCTCCTCAACATCCATGTCCAGatgataagaagaagaagagccaGACCACTGTGATACGTGCGGAATCAGTACTTTTGGGTACCTCTatctttgttaattttatCTTAGGTGCTGCTCTTTGTCTGGGATTTGTATTGATTTTCAGGAAGAAACATGTAAGGTCTGCCGAAATTGTTTTGGACTCGAATTTGCGTTCTTTTAGTTATGAACAGCTTCAAGAAGCTACAAATGGTTTCAAGGAAGAATTAGGCAAAGGTGCTTTTGGAACTGTTTACAAAGGGGTACTACAAATTGGTTCTGGTGTCCAAGTGGCAGTGAAGAAGCTAAACTATGTGATgcaagaaattgaaaaggaaTTCAAAACAGAACTGAATGTAATTGGTCAGACACATCACAAGAATCTGGTTCGCCTTTTCGGATATTGTGATGAGGGGCAACAGCGGTTGCTAGTGTATGAATTGTTGAGCAATGGCACATTAGCAAGCTACCTTTTTACTGATATCAAACCGAGTTGGAGACAACGAATTGAAATTGCTTATGGAGTTGCCAGAGGACTTCTGTACTTGCATGAAGAGTGCAGTACTCAAATTATCCATTGTGATATAAAGCCTCAGAACATACTGCTTGACGATTATTACACTGCTCGAATCTCTGACTTTGGATTGGCAAAGCTTTTGATGATGGATCAGAGCAAGACTCATACTGCCATTAGAGGAACAAAAGGGTATGTTGCACCTGAGTGGTTTAGGAACATGCCAATCACTACCAAAGTTGATGTGTACAGCTTTGGTGTTGTCCTGCTTGAGATAATTTGTTGTAGGAGAAGCGTTGATGTGGAAAATAACTGCGAAGAGAAAGCAATATTAACGGATTGGGTCTATGATTGCTTCCTTGAAGGAGCATTAGATGCTATTGTAGATTATGAAGTTCAGGCCCTGGGTGATAAAACGACACTGGAAAATTTTGTGATGGTTGCTATTTGGTGTATTCAAGAAGACCCTTATCTTAGACCCAATATGAGGAAGGTTGTTCAGATGCTTGAAGGAGTGGTGGAAGTACAAGTTCCAGCATGCCCTTCCCCATTTTCCAGAGCATGCTTGAAGGAGTCATTTGTATCGCAGGTTTAA
- the LOC117629666 gene encoding G-type lectin S-receptor-like serine/threonine-protein kinase RLK1 — MPNNIGARKLAMAFTIRLLLFSSLFLLPVSVFAQTNGGIAVGDFLTATAANSSPWLSPSGDFAFGFFPLGSNDLFLLSIWYAKIPDRTIVWNADRDNEAAVAPKGSTVNLTANSGLVLRSPQGEELWKSETSVGVVANGVMNDTGNFVLQDRNSESLWETFNNPTDTMLPGQTLERSGKLSSRQSETNYSKGRFQLLLQEDGNLVLSTINLPTNFANEPYYATDTTSGTVAGSEGKELVFNVSGYLYVLRENGGKYNLAVGEVVSARDNYIRATLNFDGIFAQYYHPKNFTGNVSWTLRWSEPDDICQRNREDSGVGVCGYNSICTLKDKRPTCGCPKGFSLLDPNDPYRGCKPDFIQGCEEDELSRTNDLYDVEVLTNTVWPTSDYVRLYPFTAEKCNESCFQDCLCSVAVFRDETCWKKKLPLSNGRVDVSLNSEAFFKVRKDNTTLQFSPMPNPDDKKKKCSNTLIPVESVILATSIFVSFMFSAAVCLGFFFIFRKKQVRSIKNMLDSNLCSFSYRELQEATNGFKEELGRGAFGVVYKGTIKIGSGVQVAVKKLNCVIQDGEKEFKTELSVIGKTHHKNLVCLVGYCDEGQHRLLVYEFLSNGTLASFLFADTKPSWTQRIEIACGVAKGLLYLHEECSTQVIHCDIKPQNILLDDYYTARISDFGLAKLLMMNQSHTHTAIRGTKGYVAPEWFRNMPITAKVDVYSFGVVLLEIICCRRSVDVDNSREERAILTDWVYDCYRGGMLDAVLVLDNEVQALDDRMKPEKLVMIAIWCIQDDPSLRPTMRKVVQMLEGVVEVHVPPCPSPYTTRTG; from the coding sequence ATGCCTAACAACATTGGTGCTAGAAAATTAGCAATGGCTTTTACTATACGGCTGCTTCTGTTTTCCTCTCTGTTTCTGCTACCAGTTTCTGTGTTTGCTCAAACTAATGGTGGCATAGCAGTGGGGGATTTCCTAACTGCAACTGCAGCTAACTCCTCACCATGGCTTTCTCCATCTGGTGATTTTGCCTTTGGATTTTTTCCACTTGGAAGCAATGATCTTTTCCTGCTCTCAATATGGTATGCCAAAATACCAGACAGAACCATAGTTTGGAATGCAGATCGGGATAATGAGGCTGCAGTTGCACCCAAGGGGTCAACTGTGAACTTGACTGCCAACAGCGGTCTAGTGCTTAGAAGTCCTCAGGGTGAAGAGCTATGGAAATCTGAAACCAGTGTTGGTGTTGTTGCCAATGGGGTCATGAATGACACAGGCAACTTCGTTCTTCAAGATAGAAATTCAGAAAGCTTATGGGAGACCTTCAACAATCCCACTGATACCATGTTGCCTGGACAGACATTGGAAAGAAGTGGGAAGCTTTCGTCTCGACAATCGGAGACTAACTATTCGAAAGGACGGTTCCAGCTGCTTCTGCAAGAAGATGGGAACCTTGTGCTCAGCACCATAAACTTGCCCACAAACTTTGCCAATGAACCTTACTATGCAACCGACACTACCTCAGGGACTGTGGCAGGTAGTGAAGGTAAAGAATTGGTTTTCAATGTCTCAGGCTACTTGTATGTTCTGAGAGAGAATGGTGGAAAGTACAATCTTGCAGTGGGAGAGGTAGTCTCAGCAAGGGACAACTATATTAGAGCAACTCTCAACTTTGATGGGATTTTTGCTCAATATTATCACCCCAAGAATTTCACTGGAAATGTGAGCTGGACTCTTCGGTGGTCAGAGCCAGATGATATTTGCCAAAGAAATAGAGAAGATTCAGGTGTTGGTGTTTGTGGGTACAACAGTATCTGCACTCTCAAAGATAAGAGGCCAACCTGTGGATGCCCAAAAGGGTTCTCTTTACTTGATCCAAATGATCCATATCGGGGATGCAAACCGGATTTCATACAAGGCTGTGAAGAAGATGAGCTTAGTCGCACAAACGATttatatgatgttgaggtgcTAACAAATACAGTTTGGCCAACCTCAGATTATGTGCGGTTATATCCTTTTACTGCAGAGAAGTGCAATGAATCTTGTTTTCAAGATTGTTTGTGTTCTGTTGCTGTTTTCAGGGATGAAACCTGTTGGAAAAAGAAGTTACCTCTCTCAAATGGGAGAGTGGATGTCAGTCTTAATTCAGAGGCTTTCTTCAAAGTCAGAAAGGATAACACAACTCTACAATTTTCTCCAATGCCAAATCCAGatgataagaagaagaagtgcaGTAACACTTTGATACCCGTGGAATCCGTAATTCTGGCTACCTCTATCTTTGTTAGTTTTATGTTTAGTGCTGCTGTTTGTCTGggatttttcttcattttccgGAAGAAACAAGTAAGGTCTATCAAAAATATGTTGGACTCAAATTTGTGTTCTTTTAGTTACCGAGAGCTTCAAGAAGCTACAAATGGATTCAAAGAAGAATTAGGAAGGGGTGCGTTTGGAGTTGTTTACAAAGGGACAATAAAAATTGGTTCTGGTGTCCAAGTGGCAGTGAAGAAGCTAAACTGTGTGATACAAGATGGTGAGAAGGAATTCAAGACAGAACTGAGCGTAATTGGTAAGACACATCACAAGAATCTAGTTTGCCTGGTTGGGTATTGTGACGAAGGGCAACATCGATTGCTAGTATACGAGTTCTTAAGCAATGGCACGTTAGCAAGCTTCCTTTTTGCTGATACAAAACCCAGTTGGACGCAGCGAATTGAAATTGCTTGTGGAGTTGCCAAGGGACTTTTGTACTTGCATGAAGAGTGCAGCACCCAAGTCATCCATTGTGATATAAAGCCTCAGAACATACTGCTTGACGATTATTACACTGCTCGGATCTCTGATTTTGGATTGGCAAAGCTTTTGATGATGAATCAGAGCCACACACATACTGCCATTAGAGGAACAAAAGGGTATGTTGCCCCTGAGTGGTTCAGGAACATGCCAATCACTGCCAAAGTTGATGTGTATAGCTTTGGTGTTGTGCTGCTTGAGATCATTTGCTGTAGGAGAAGCGTTGATGTGGACAATAGCCGTGAGGAGAGAGCAATTTTAACGGATTGGGTCTATGATTGCTACCGCGGAGGAATGTTAGATGCTGTTCTAGTTCTAGATAATGAAGTTCAGGCCTTAGATGATAGAATGAAGCCGGAAAAGCTTGTGATGATTGCTATTTGGTGTATTCAAGATGACCCGTCTCTTAGACCAACTATGAGGAAAGTTGTGCAGATGCTTGAAGGCGTGGTGGAAGTGCATGTTCCTCCATGTCCATCCCCATATACCACCAGAACAGGCTGA